In Desertifilum tharense IPPAS B-1220, a genomic segment contains:
- a CDS encoding DUF5674 family protein, which yields MIYLIQAHATKEQIEEMLETLSSYIKLAVDIERGILAGGGEYHADCEAVLLENGSKQVNIWGADWYPLTQEVGYESLINIRPRQNNRSMEIQDPVIREQVAQIVQQLLGEV from the coding sequence ATGATTTATCTGATTCAAGCTCATGCTACTAAAGAGCAAATTGAAGAAATGCTAGAGACTCTTAGTAGTTATATTAAACTTGCAGTGGATATCGAACGAGGAATTCTGGCAGGTGGTGGAGAATATCACGCTGATTGCGAAGCTGTGCTGCTGGAAAATGGGAGCAAGCAGGTAAATATTTGGGGAGCAGATTGGTATCCGCTTACGCAAGAGGTAGGTTATGAATCTCTAATCAATATTCGTCCGCGTCAGAACAATCGTTCAATGGAAATTCAAGATCCGGTTATTCGAGAACAGGTTGCTCAAATCGTTCAACAGTTATTAGGAGAAGTATGA
- a CDS encoding type II toxin-antitoxin system death-on-curing family toxin: protein MTTPQWLTQRDVIAIHGEILAESGGQSGILSQSALDSTLAKAQNLYHYSNQQATLYQLAAVYGYGFIKNHCFVDGNKRIALIAIYTFLGINGIELIASEEEAAHYFWQLAASQQSQEAALEQLTEWVQTYSQAIADTPF from the coding sequence ATGACGACTCCCCAATGGCTGACCCAACGGGACGTTATTGCCATTCACGGCGAGATTCTGGCAGAATCCGGAGGGCAATCGGGTATACTCAGCCAAAGCGCCCTTGACTCTACCCTCGCCAAAGCCCAAAACCTATATCATTACAGCAACCAACAAGCAACCCTTTATCAACTTGCTGCTGTCTATGGATACGGTTTCATCAAAAACCATTGTTTTGTGGATGGGAATAAACGCATTGCTCTGATCGCTATCTATACTTTTCTTGGCATCAACGGCATTGAGCTGATCGCCTCCGAAGAGGAAGCCGCCCACTACTTTTGGCAACTCGCTGCTAGCCAGCAAAGCCAGGAAGCTGCCCTGGAGCAACTTACCGAATGGGTACAAACTTATAGCCAAGCGATCGCTGACACGCCATTTTGA
- a CDS encoding Npun_R2821/Npun_R2822 family protein — protein sequence MSQGIYIFANDFVYHQVVALLNSIEVNAGEAFPVCIIPYDHKLDKIKQEVAARENVTLFDDASAIAFWEDYMTQAWKANEVAQKAWQDKGWSDVRRVNFVRKLCSFNGPFEKFVYMDADTLLMGKLQPVYDKLDEYDWVVNDYQYKSDIGFIYNPEQLDVVEKAMGLDYAKAHIFCAGWFASKKSVMNEERLVQLLEHLKNGEANMMSLRGSDQPLYNYLVARSGIPFYNFAYENPNATGSHWSSNFEVIDNILHDNKRPITYIHFMSISASKFNQLCAGENVNIPYQDVFLHYRYLKSPNERPVLKNVNPWVERQEAFEKFWKQKWDNLKHKYRKTFKAK from the coding sequence ATGAGTCAAGGGATTTATATTTTTGCCAATGACTTTGTATATCATCAAGTCGTTGCCCTGCTCAATAGTATTGAAGTGAATGCAGGCGAGGCGTTCCCCGTCTGCATTATTCCCTACGACCATAAGTTAGACAAAATCAAACAGGAAGTCGCCGCTAGGGAGAACGTCACCTTATTTGATGATGCTAGCGCGATCGCCTTTTGGGAAGACTACATGACTCAAGCCTGGAAAGCCAATGAAGTCGCCCAAAAAGCATGGCAAGATAAGGGATGGTCGGATGTCCGGCGGGTGAATTTTGTTCGCAAACTCTGTAGTTTTAACGGCCCCTTTGAGAAATTTGTCTACATGGATGCCGATACCCTATTAATGGGTAAACTTCAGCCTGTCTATGACAAACTAGACGAATATGATTGGGTGGTGAATGACTATCAATATAAGTCCGATATCGGCTTTATTTATAACCCCGAACAACTCGATGTCGTTGAAAAAGCGATGGGGTTAGACTACGCCAAAGCTCATATTTTCTGTGCGGGTTGGTTTGCTTCCAAAAAAAGCGTGATGAACGAAGAAAGACTCGTCCAATTACTGGAACACCTCAAAAACGGCGAAGCCAATATGATGTCTTTGCGCGGCTCAGACCAACCGTTGTATAACTACTTAGTTGCTAGAAGTGGCATTCCTTTCTATAACTTTGCCTACGAAAACCCGAATGCTACAGGCAGCCATTGGTCGTCTAACTTTGAAGTCATTGACAACATTTTGCACGATAACAAGCGCCCAATCACCTATATTCACTTCATGAGTATTTCCGCGTCTAAGTTTAATCAACTGTGCGCGGGTGAAAACGTCAATATTCCCTACCAAGATGTCTTTCTCCACTACCGTTACTTAAAATCGCCCAATGAGCGACCTGTTTTGAAGAATGTCAACCCTTGGGTTGAAAGACAGGAAGCCTTCGAGAAATTCTGGAAACAGAAATGGGATAACTTAAAACACAAGTATCGCAAGACCTTTAAAGCAAAATAG
- the pgeF gene encoding peptidoglycan editing factor PgeF, with protein sequence MQTWQWHHWNGLSYLTCSLLEPWSHGFFTRQFSPKPPRQLVTVLDAEARVYRVKQVHGNRVLKTGNMPAVTHHLHETEDMSSHLPQADGIVTEQDRESVWTCTADCTPVLIGDRASGQVSAIHAGWRGTSLKIVPQAIALMQAQGSQLADLAIAMGPAITGEVYQVGIDVATQVGATIVTEDAPEAMLARLQELPNSPILSDPEPGKVRLDVRRVNALQLEQLGIAPEQIAIAPFCTYSDPEHFFSYRREGLKKVQWSGIISRRFD encoded by the coding sequence ATGCAGACTTGGCAATGGCATCATTGGAACGGGTTATCTTATCTGACTTGTAGCCTGCTCGAACCCTGGTCGCATGGGTTCTTTACGCGACAGTTTTCTCCAAAGCCACCGCGCCAACTGGTGACGGTGCTGGATGCTGAGGCTCGCGTTTATCGCGTTAAACAGGTACATGGCAACCGGGTGCTGAAAACGGGGAATATGCCCGCCGTGACGCATCACCTGCACGAAACTGAGGATATGTCAAGTCATTTGCCGCAAGCCGATGGAATTGTCACCGAACAGGATCGAGAGTCGGTTTGGACTTGTACGGCTGATTGTACGCCGGTTTTGATTGGCGATCGCGCTTCCGGTCAAGTTTCGGCTATTCATGCGGGGTGGCGGGGAACGTCTTTGAAGATTGTGCCGCAGGCGATCGCCCTGATGCAAGCGCAAGGTTCTCAATTAGCAGATTTAGCGATCGCGATGGGGCCTGCAATTACTGGGGAAGTGTACCAGGTGGGTATTGACGTTGCCACCCAAGTTGGCGCAACAATTGTAACAGAGGATGCGCCGGAAGCGATGCTGGCTCGCTTGCAGGAACTTCCCAATTCTCCCATTCTCAGCGATCCGGAACCGGGGAAAGTGCGCCTTGATGTCCGTCGCGTCAATGCATTGCAACTCGAACAGTTAGGAATTGCACCGGAACAAATTGCGATCGCACCGTTTTGTACGTATTCCGATCCAGAACATTTCTTTTCCTATCGTCGGGAAGGGTTGAAAAAGGTGCAATGGTCGGGAATTATTAGCAGGCGCTTTGATTAG
- a CDS encoding biotin--[acetyl-CoA-carboxylase] ligase encodes MNPQTLEQALSPVVQNSPFYPLDIRIFQQLPSTNQTLWEWVEQGAKPGTVAIALAQNSGKGQWGRQWQSSPGGLYLSFFLTPDLAPENSLLLTLCSAWGIAQSLRQSQPEVPVQLKWPNDLVLEGRKLGGILTETRLSQGKITKAVIGVGLNWTNPVPETGISLASWLEENDIQSTWNLETVSAIALEGIISGYQYAMQKGIDSLLSACEQLLIHLGHPVTVNGSPGIIIGISPTGQLRVRLEPTNFQTSSEIDLNPGTISLGYIK; translated from the coding sequence ATGAATCCTCAGACCCTCGAACAAGCGCTTTCTCCAGTCGTACAGAACTCCCCTTTTTATCCCTTGGATATCCGGATTTTTCAGCAATTACCCTCCACGAACCAAACCCTGTGGGAATGGGTCGAACAAGGGGCAAAACCGGGTACTGTGGCGATCGCCCTCGCGCAAAACTCCGGTAAAGGACAATGGGGCCGTCAATGGCAGTCTTCCCCCGGTGGTTTGTACCTTTCATTCTTCCTCACCCCCGATCTTGCCCCGGAAAATAGCCTGCTGTTGACCCTGTGTAGCGCCTGGGGAATTGCCCAAAGTTTGCGTCAAAGCCAGCCAGAGGTTCCCGTCCAACTCAAATGGCCCAACGATCTGGTTTTGGAGGGTCGCAAACTGGGGGGAATTTTAACCGAAACTCGCCTGAGTCAAGGGAAAATTACCAAAGCCGTCATTGGAGTCGGCTTGAATTGGACAAACCCCGTACCCGAAACCGGAATTAGCCTCGCTTCCTGGTTGGAGGAAAATGACATTCAGTCAACCTGGAACTTAGAAACCGTAAGTGCGATCGCTCTAGAAGGCATAATCTCCGGATACCAATACGCCATGCAGAAAGGAATAGACAGCCTATTATCTGCTTGCGAGCAACTGCTGATCCATCTCGGTCATCCCGTCACCGTCAACGGTTCCCCAGGAATCATTATCGGCATTTCCCCGACAGGTCAACTGCGCGTGCGTCTAGAACCAACAAATTTCCAAACTTCCTCAGAAATTGACCTAAATCCCGGTACAATCAGTCTCGGCTATATTAAGTAA